In Horticoccus luteus, the following proteins share a genomic window:
- a CDS encoding PIN domain-containing protein, which produces MRLFLDTSVLFAAAGSARGASRFVITQAATQGWELVSSYYCEEETRRNLAKVGATAARGWKQLAPLMRFVQVSVALDQPLVFPKAKDRPVVITALATRADWLLTLDEGDFHEKLGREVYGLRLATPGEFLLEQRAHGVL; this is translated from the coding sequence GTGAGGCTCTTCCTCGACACGAGTGTCCTGTTCGCCGCGGCGGGATCGGCGAGAGGCGCGTCGCGCTTCGTCATCACGCAGGCCGCAACGCAGGGCTGGGAGCTCGTCAGCTCCTACTACTGCGAGGAGGAGACGCGCCGCAATCTGGCGAAAGTGGGCGCGACGGCCGCGCGCGGTTGGAAGCAACTCGCGCCGCTGATGCGCTTCGTGCAAGTGAGCGTCGCGCTCGACCAGCCGCTGGTCTTCCCGAAGGCGAAAGATCGGCCCGTTGTCATCACGGCCCTGGCCACGCGTGCCGACTGGCTGCTCACGCTCGACGAGGGCGACTTCCACGAAAAACTCGGCCGAGAGGTTTACGGGCTGCGCCTCGCCACGCCCGGCGAGTTTTTGCTGGAGCAGCGCGCCCACGGCGTGCTCTGA